Proteins encoded within one genomic window of Cyprinus carpio isolate SPL01 chromosome B22, ASM1834038v1, whole genome shotgun sequence:
- the LOC122141486 gene encoding uncharacterized protein LOC122141486: MISSTHTIQKRFNITIFDAVKSVSVMEGDSVTLESDITKIYDEIQFEYDDSIIAKISRAAQNFSTSDVPDERFRERLKLDDQTGSLTITNITTQHTGVYHLHIFNSRHTVHKSFVVNVCNTGVTDIQKYGQLLWKFGGNDTLVSKINGTHPVFSTHERFKDRILYHENGSLTIKGTRFEHAGSYRIVMSSSRNTLLKRFSVLVTASTVSDLEHPGSIAAMVFGSVLILTFGCIIYCKISKRGKYHLQIL; the protein is encoded by the exons ATGATCAGCAGCACTCACACCATACAGAAGAGattcaatattactatttttg ATGCAGTGAAGTCagtatcagtgatggagggagattcagtcactctagaatctgatattactaaaatatatgaTGAGATACAGTTTGAATATGACGACTCCATTATAGCGAAAATCAGTAGAGCTGCCCAAAACTTCTCTACATCTGATGttcctgatgagagattcagagaaagactgaagctggacgatcaaactggatctctgaccatcacaaacatcacaactcaacacacTGGAGTCTATCATCTACACATCTTCAACAGCAGACACACTGTACACAAGAGTTTCGTTGTTAATGTCTGCA ACACTGGTGTTACTGATATACAGAAGTATGGTCAGCTGCTGTGGAAGTTTGGAGGTAATGATACTCTCGTATCTAAAATCAATGGAACACATCCGGTCTTTTCTACACATGAGAGATTCAAAGACAGAATCCTTTATCATGAAAATGGATCTCTCACCATCAAAGGTACTAGATTTGAACATGCTGGGTCTTATCGCATAGTAATGAGCAGCAGCAGGAACACCTTACTTAAGAGATTCAGTGTTCTTGTCACTG CTTCTACAGTATCAGACCTTGAACACCCAGGCTCTATAGCAGCAATGGTTTTTGGTAGTGTTCTGATTCTAACTTTTGGTTGCATCATCTATTGCAAAATCTCTAAAAGGGGCAAGTATCATCTACAGATACTATAG